The following are encoded in a window of Euwallacea fornicatus isolate EFF26 chromosome 21, ASM4011564v1, whole genome shotgun sequence genomic DNA:
- the stac gene encoding protein unc-13 homolog 4B isoform X3, with product MGDMESEELMWKQIYTRLNSQKSVNQGDKSEHEIRIQQVDNGFFERFGSLFREQAEMAQTREQAEKKQVAEAAAQIAPKDDEEEEDSEEKPASAESEASTSDSENEKEDLETEFIAAAFNIDELYTEILYVILHNVGCDVSLEVGQTSLFSYAQDAFRVPNDKHSQLMEIAENKEDPELIINVEVIEAKELKPKDSNGMSDPFVTLYLASNTSHRYNTSVKPMTLNPLWEEHFALPITDKSVDDTLCLEVWDFDPAESVKEKLGKLFEVKGVKGMRKLVKEIAVTATTGQHDNELIGRARIPLNTIPASGMTMWYTLDKKNKVARQGVLKVRICFSSGKNNQVAAQEHRHMRRIILLHELEVSKVSTYWWCGNFSPQAEQLLTQHVAQSGLSPTEVALCSYSVYAGIHHSHPLSFALFSKLLEKLLRPLQTEIVPEEDLRLFWDATRKLLPSCFSIIRKIRKKTANEKTMMKQIIEVLKILHYLKILEPANIDLFPRNLYPWITCNEEGPHCDIQQTLNDAITQGASDWLNYIIENNKETTGTALARLQNLIQLVQLLRSDLQKAVEFYDKLFIEHVSFQYAKCLYTFYQTQLSSLCEPEVREICKNLKTLDYSGYNFGNGPTVTDQTVDPLAEGTSLFNLYLTIQRFVTLGEGICPADYNGFEIRNFHQWFHEGVAQWLDIAVYKALQRIEKAVDLDQLVHIDATVKYSSSAVDTLTIFYQVNTFWQQLNWPDIESCYSFIAKIIDDICRCCVFYAEKMAAKVEGMGTVENVYEKKFEVTNEWCLAINNIDYVRETLEPFARDLGMENVIKKIFEMKSPVEAQRCQDTLDIVISNAIDTVRNSIIELLQTVVQKMTPSMKRLLIEGAELCDQDSNSVDRLMLYVDQNLETMHRELNDENFNRTMEIVWDMLSRTLDEIIQTNIENRRPPSFFANLQKTLTLMLGAYKDPTDYTSCDSLRRTEETLRINGLETCDLIHEVHLDLANKFDELTESPFGEISFRCKFDGDILKIEVMNARDLAVMDSNGTTDSFVRIHLLPEHKFGNVEKPKTKTHNKTLFPLYDETFTLNLSREQREVKNGLILLSVKDKDLLGYNNQYIGEAFVRFEDIPNTSDSLNNLPQIKKKLGRPSNLEINVIKALEHRQGDKQAKEFLKKIKQRLIS from the exons atggggGATATGGAGAGTGAAGAGTTGATGTGGAAGCAGATCTACACGAGACTGAATTCTCAGAAGTCGGTCAATCAGGGCGACAAATCGGAACATGAAATTCG aATCCAGCAAGTAGACAATGGGTTCTTCGAGAGATTCGGTTCGCTCTTCCGCGAGCAAGCGGAAATGGCCCAGACCAGGGAGCAAGCTGAGAAGAAACAAGTCGCAGAAGCAGCCGCACAAATTGCaccaaaa GACGATGAGGAAGAAGAAGACTCGGAAGAAAAACCTGCATCCGCAGAGAGTGAGGCCTCAACTTCGGACTCTGAAAACGAGAAAGAGGACCTGGAAACCGAATTTATTGCCGCGGCATTTAAC attgACGAACTCTACACCGAGATTCTCTACGTGATCCTGCATAATGTGGGTTGCGACGTCAGCCTGGAAGTGGGCCAAACCTCCCTTTTCTCATACGCCCAGGATGCGTTCCGGGTACCCAACGACAAACACTCTCAGCTGATGGAAATCGCCGAAAACAAAGAAGATCCGGAACTGATCATCAATGTGGAAGTTATCGAAGCCAAAGAACTAAAGCCCAAAGACTCTAACGGCATGAGCGACCCTTTCGTCACTTTATATTTAGCTTCCAACACCTCTCATCGGTATAACACTTCCGTCAAGCCGATGACTTTGAATCCCCTATGGGAGGAGCATTTTGCACT ACCCATTACTGATAAATCCGTGGACGACACCCTTTGCCTGGAAGTGTGGGATTTCGACCCCGCTGAGtctgttaaagaaaaactggGAAAACTCTTCGAAGTCAAGGGCGTTAAAGGGATGCGCAAATTGGTGAAGGAAATTGCAGTCACCGCCACAACCGGTCAGCACGACAACGAGCTTATCGGACGGGCCAGAATACCATTAAAC ACGATTCCAGCCTCTGGAATGACCATGTGGTACACTCTGGACAAGAAAAACAAAGTGGCCAGGCAGGGAGTTTTGAAGGTGCGCATCTGCTTCAGCTCGGGCAAAAACAATCAGGTGGCGGCCCAGGAACACCGACATATGAGGCGGATCATTCTTCTGCACGAATTGGAGGTTTCCAAG GTTTCCACTTATTGGTGGTGCGGAAACTTTAGTCCGCAGGCCGAACAGCTGCTCACCCAACATGTCGCCCAATCGGGCCTGAGCCCCACCGAAGTGGCCCTTTGCTCTTATTCGGTCTACGCAGGTATTCACCACAGTCATCCTTTGAGCTTCGCGTTGTTCTCGAAACTATTGGAGAAATTGTTAAGGCCGCTTCAAACCGAGATTGTGCCCGAAGAGGACTTGAGGCTCTTCTGGGATGCTACACGGAAATTGTTGCCGTCGTGTTTTAGTATTATTAGAAAGATTAGGAAGAAAACCGCAAATGAAAAGACTATGATGAAGCAG ATAATCGAAGTGCTGAAAATTCTGCACTATCTCAAGATTCTAGAACCCGCAAACATTGATTTATTCCCCCGTAATCTCTACCCTTGGATTACTTGCAACGAAGAAGGTCCCCACTGTGATATCCAACAAACTCTGAACGATGCCATAACTCAAGGGGCCAGCGACTGGTTAAACTACATTATAGAGAATAACAAGGAAACCACCGGAACTGCTTTGGCGAGGCTTCAAAACTTGATCCAGTTGGTTCAGTTGCTCAGGAGCGATTTGCAGAAAGCCGTGGAGTTTTACGATAAGCTTTTCATTGA GCACGTGAGCTTCCAATATGCCAAATGCCTGTACACATTCTATCAAACGCAATTGTCATCGCTGTGCGAGCCGGAAGTGCGGGAGATCTGCAAAAACCTCAAGACTTTGGATTATTCAGGGTATAATTTTGGTAATGGACCAACCGTCACGGATCAAACCGTGGATCCTTTAGCTGAGGGGACTTCGTTGTTTAATTTGTACCTGACAATTCAGCGATTTGTCACATTGGGAGAGGGAATTTGCCCAGCGGATTATAATggatttgaaataagaaatttccaTCAA TGGTTCCACGAAGGCGTAGCTCAGTGGTTGGATATAGCCGTGTATAAAGCACTGCAAAGGATAGAAAAGGCAGTGGATTTAGACCAACTTGTGCACATAGATGCCACTGTGAAGTACAGTTCATCTGCTGTAGACACTTTAACTATTTTCTATCAG gTTAACACTTTCTGGCAACAACTAAATTGGCCGGACATTGAAAGTTGCTATAGCTTCATAGCCAAAATCATTGAT GACATTTGTCGGTGTTGCGTGTTTTATGCGGAAAAAATGGCCGCCAAAGTGGAAGGAATGGGTACCGTTGAGAATGTCtatgaaaagaaatttgagGTGACCAACGAGTGGTGTTTGGCGATAAATAACATAGATTACGTACGTGAAACTTTGGAACCGTTCGCTCGAGATCTGGGCATGGAGAAtgtaattaagaaaatattcgaaatgaaGAGCCCAGTGGAAGCCCAAAGATGTCAAGATACGTTGGATATTGTTATTTCCAATGCCATTGACACAGTTAGAAATTCCATAATTGAACTGTTACAAACTGTGGTTCAAAAG ATGACTCCTTCAATGAAACGTCTTTTAATTGAAGGTGCTGAGCTATGCGATCAAGACAGCAACAGTGTCGATCGCTTGATGCTGTATGTAGATCAGAACTTGGAAACTATGCACCGGGAATTGAACGACGAAAACTTCAATCGCACTATGGAAATCGTATGGGACATGCTTAGTAGGACGTTGgatgaaattattcaaactaATATTGAG AATCGTCGTCCCCCCTCGTTTTTCGCCAATCTCCAGAAAACCCTGACTCTTATGCTGGGAGCTTACAAAGACCCCACCGACTACACTAGCTGTGATTCATTGAGACGTACCGAGGAGACTTTAAGGATTAACGGATTGGAAACTTGCGACCTCATTCATGAAGTTCATTTAGACCTGGCAAATAAATTCGACGAACTCACCGAGTCGCCCTTTGGAGAGATTTCGTTTCGGTGCAAGTTTGATGGCGATATTTTAAAGATTGAAGTGATGAACGCACGGGATTTAGCTGTGATGGATTCAAATGGAACTACAGACTCTTTTGTACGGATTCATCTTCTCCCTGAGCACAAGTTTGGCAACGTTGAAAAGCCGAAAACCAAGACTCACAATAAAACGCTTTTCCCGCTTTATGATGAGACTTTCACTCT AAATTTGAGCAGAGAACAAAGAGAAGTGAAGAATGGACTTATATTGCTGAGCGTCAAAGATAAAGACTTACTGGGGTACAATAACCAATACATTGGAGAGGCGTTCGTTAGATTTGAAGATATTCCAAATACCAGTGACTCCCTGAATAATTTACCCCAGATCAAAAAGAAACTGGGGCGACCATCTAATCTAG aaattaatgtAATAAAGGCGTTGGAACACAGACAGGGCGACAAACAAGCCAAAGAGTTCCTTAAAAAGATCAAGCAGAGATTGATTTCCTAG
- the stac gene encoding protein unc-13 homolog 4B isoform X5, whose protein sequence is MRENRLKMWKLPSYMSFSYLTKQRIQQVDNGFFERFGSLFREQAEMAQTREQAEKKQVAEAAAQIAPKDDEEEEDSEEKPASAESEASTSDSENEKEDLETEFIAAAFNIDELYTEILYVILHNVGCDVSLEVGQTSLFSYAQDAFRVPNDKHSQLMEIAENKEDPELIINVEVIEAKELKPKDSNGMSDPFVTLYLASNTSHRYNTSVKPMTLNPLWEEHFALPITDKSVDDTLCLEVWDFDPAESVKEKLGKLFEVKGVKGMRKLVKEIAVTATTGQHDNELIGRARIPLNTIPASGMTMWYTLDKKNKVARQGVLKVRICFSSGKNNQVAAQEHRHMRRIILLHELEVSKVSTYWWCGNFSPQAEQLLTQHVAQSGLSPTEVALCSYSVYAGIHHSHPLSFALFSKLLEKLLRPLQTEIVPEEDLRLFWDATRKLLPSCFSIIRKIRKKTANEKTMMKQIIEVLKILHYLKILEPANIDLFPRNLYPWITCNEEGPHCDIQQTLNDAITQGASDWLNYIIENNKETTGTALARLQNLIQLVQLLRSDLQKAVEFYDKLFIEHVSFQYAKCLYTFYQTQLSSLCEPEVREICKNLKTLDYSGYNFGNGPTVTDQTVDPLAEGTSLFNLYLTIQRFVTLGEGICPADYNGFEIRNFHQWFHEGVAQWLDIAVYKALQRIEKAVDLDQLVHIDATVKYSSSAVDTLTIFYQVNTFWQQLNWPDIESCYSFIAKIIDDICRCCVFYAEKMAAKVEGMGTVENVYEKKFEVTNEWCLAINNIDYVRETLEPFARDLGMENVIKKIFEMKSPVEAQRCQDTLDIVISNAIDTVRNSIIELLQTVVQKMTPSMKRLLIEGAELCDQDSNSVDRLMLYVDQNLETMHRELNDENFNRTMEIVWDMLSRTLDEIIQTNIENRRPPSFFANLQKTLTLMLGAYKDPTDYTSCDSLRRTEETLRINGLETCDLIHEVHLDLANKFDELTESPFGEISFRCKFDGDILKIEVMNARDLAVMDSNGTTDSFVRIHLLPEHKFGNVEKPKTKTHNKTLFPLYDETFTLNLSREQREVKNGLILLSVKDKDLLGYNNQYIGEAFVRFEDIPNTSDSLNNLPQIKKKLGRPSNLEINVIKALEHRQGDKQAKEFLKKIKQRLIS, encoded by the exons ATGCGAGAGAACCGACTGAAAATGTGGAAACTGCCCTCCTACATGTCTTTTTCCTATTTGACGAAGCAGAG aATCCAGCAAGTAGACAATGGGTTCTTCGAGAGATTCGGTTCGCTCTTCCGCGAGCAAGCGGAAATGGCCCAGACCAGGGAGCAAGCTGAGAAGAAACAAGTCGCAGAAGCAGCCGCACAAATTGCaccaaaa GACGATGAGGAAGAAGAAGACTCGGAAGAAAAACCTGCATCCGCAGAGAGTGAGGCCTCAACTTCGGACTCTGAAAACGAGAAAGAGGACCTGGAAACCGAATTTATTGCCGCGGCATTTAAC attgACGAACTCTACACCGAGATTCTCTACGTGATCCTGCATAATGTGGGTTGCGACGTCAGCCTGGAAGTGGGCCAAACCTCCCTTTTCTCATACGCCCAGGATGCGTTCCGGGTACCCAACGACAAACACTCTCAGCTGATGGAAATCGCCGAAAACAAAGAAGATCCGGAACTGATCATCAATGTGGAAGTTATCGAAGCCAAAGAACTAAAGCCCAAAGACTCTAACGGCATGAGCGACCCTTTCGTCACTTTATATTTAGCTTCCAACACCTCTCATCGGTATAACACTTCCGTCAAGCCGATGACTTTGAATCCCCTATGGGAGGAGCATTTTGCACT ACCCATTACTGATAAATCCGTGGACGACACCCTTTGCCTGGAAGTGTGGGATTTCGACCCCGCTGAGtctgttaaagaaaaactggGAAAACTCTTCGAAGTCAAGGGCGTTAAAGGGATGCGCAAATTGGTGAAGGAAATTGCAGTCACCGCCACAACCGGTCAGCACGACAACGAGCTTATCGGACGGGCCAGAATACCATTAAAC ACGATTCCAGCCTCTGGAATGACCATGTGGTACACTCTGGACAAGAAAAACAAAGTGGCCAGGCAGGGAGTTTTGAAGGTGCGCATCTGCTTCAGCTCGGGCAAAAACAATCAGGTGGCGGCCCAGGAACACCGACATATGAGGCGGATCATTCTTCTGCACGAATTGGAGGTTTCCAAG GTTTCCACTTATTGGTGGTGCGGAAACTTTAGTCCGCAGGCCGAACAGCTGCTCACCCAACATGTCGCCCAATCGGGCCTGAGCCCCACCGAAGTGGCCCTTTGCTCTTATTCGGTCTACGCAGGTATTCACCACAGTCATCCTTTGAGCTTCGCGTTGTTCTCGAAACTATTGGAGAAATTGTTAAGGCCGCTTCAAACCGAGATTGTGCCCGAAGAGGACTTGAGGCTCTTCTGGGATGCTACACGGAAATTGTTGCCGTCGTGTTTTAGTATTATTAGAAAGATTAGGAAGAAAACCGCAAATGAAAAGACTATGATGAAGCAG ATAATCGAAGTGCTGAAAATTCTGCACTATCTCAAGATTCTAGAACCCGCAAACATTGATTTATTCCCCCGTAATCTCTACCCTTGGATTACTTGCAACGAAGAAGGTCCCCACTGTGATATCCAACAAACTCTGAACGATGCCATAACTCAAGGGGCCAGCGACTGGTTAAACTACATTATAGAGAATAACAAGGAAACCACCGGAACTGCTTTGGCGAGGCTTCAAAACTTGATCCAGTTGGTTCAGTTGCTCAGGAGCGATTTGCAGAAAGCCGTGGAGTTTTACGATAAGCTTTTCATTGA GCACGTGAGCTTCCAATATGCCAAATGCCTGTACACATTCTATCAAACGCAATTGTCATCGCTGTGCGAGCCGGAAGTGCGGGAGATCTGCAAAAACCTCAAGACTTTGGATTATTCAGGGTATAATTTTGGTAATGGACCAACCGTCACGGATCAAACCGTGGATCCTTTAGCTGAGGGGACTTCGTTGTTTAATTTGTACCTGACAATTCAGCGATTTGTCACATTGGGAGAGGGAATTTGCCCAGCGGATTATAATggatttgaaataagaaatttccaTCAA TGGTTCCACGAAGGCGTAGCTCAGTGGTTGGATATAGCCGTGTATAAAGCACTGCAAAGGATAGAAAAGGCAGTGGATTTAGACCAACTTGTGCACATAGATGCCACTGTGAAGTACAGTTCATCTGCTGTAGACACTTTAACTATTTTCTATCAG gTTAACACTTTCTGGCAACAACTAAATTGGCCGGACATTGAAAGTTGCTATAGCTTCATAGCCAAAATCATTGAT GACATTTGTCGGTGTTGCGTGTTTTATGCGGAAAAAATGGCCGCCAAAGTGGAAGGAATGGGTACCGTTGAGAATGTCtatgaaaagaaatttgagGTGACCAACGAGTGGTGTTTGGCGATAAATAACATAGATTACGTACGTGAAACTTTGGAACCGTTCGCTCGAGATCTGGGCATGGAGAAtgtaattaagaaaatattcgaaatgaaGAGCCCAGTGGAAGCCCAAAGATGTCAAGATACGTTGGATATTGTTATTTCCAATGCCATTGACACAGTTAGAAATTCCATAATTGAACTGTTACAAACTGTGGTTCAAAAG ATGACTCCTTCAATGAAACGTCTTTTAATTGAAGGTGCTGAGCTATGCGATCAAGACAGCAACAGTGTCGATCGCTTGATGCTGTATGTAGATCAGAACTTGGAAACTATGCACCGGGAATTGAACGACGAAAACTTCAATCGCACTATGGAAATCGTATGGGACATGCTTAGTAGGACGTTGgatgaaattattcaaactaATATTGAG AATCGTCGTCCCCCCTCGTTTTTCGCCAATCTCCAGAAAACCCTGACTCTTATGCTGGGAGCTTACAAAGACCCCACCGACTACACTAGCTGTGATTCATTGAGACGTACCGAGGAGACTTTAAGGATTAACGGATTGGAAACTTGCGACCTCATTCATGAAGTTCATTTAGACCTGGCAAATAAATTCGACGAACTCACCGAGTCGCCCTTTGGAGAGATTTCGTTTCGGTGCAAGTTTGATGGCGATATTTTAAAGATTGAAGTGATGAACGCACGGGATTTAGCTGTGATGGATTCAAATGGAACTACAGACTCTTTTGTACGGATTCATCTTCTCCCTGAGCACAAGTTTGGCAACGTTGAAAAGCCGAAAACCAAGACTCACAATAAAACGCTTTTCCCGCTTTATGATGAGACTTTCACTCT AAATTTGAGCAGAGAACAAAGAGAAGTGAAGAATGGACTTATATTGCTGAGCGTCAAAGATAAAGACTTACTGGGGTACAATAACCAATACATTGGAGAGGCGTTCGTTAGATTTGAAGATATTCCAAATACCAGTGACTCCCTGAATAATTTACCCCAGATCAAAAAGAAACTGGGGCGACCATCTAATCTAG aaattaatgtAATAAAGGCGTTGGAACACAGACAGGGCGACAAACAAGCCAAAGAGTTCCTTAAAAAGATCAAGCAGAGATTGATTTCCTAG